Below is a window of Musa acuminata AAA Group cultivar baxijiao chromosome BXJ3-11, Cavendish_Baxijiao_AAA, whole genome shotgun sequence DNA.
AATGTAGCACTATTTTTTCCCAAGAACTTTGTAGTAAGTTTGCTTGTCATTTCAAATCTTGGACCACATGCGATCTTGAACCACTCGGTGTGGAAGGATCGAGGCATGTCGACCCTCTTGTACGTATGTGCCCCAAAGCAATCCCTCTGAGCTTGGACTAAATTGGCAGGAACCCTCTCCCTCCTGTAGGTATTGAAATAAGCCAGACTGGAAGACATACCCAGAGTGCCTATACCAGAGTTGATAGCAAGGCAGCTAACTCGGCGCCAGGCAGCCTGTCAGTCCAATATCTCCTTTGTAAACTCTGGGTCAATCAAGAGCTTTGCTAGCTCTGGGTTTCCATCGTAAGCCTTCTTAATGCGATCCATGAAAATTGCACAGATAATTCAGCCTCCCTTCTGTATCTTTGAAAGCTCACCCAACTTAAGTTCCCATCTAATTTCAATGCTCTTTGTTCTTATCAGGTTCATGCCTTGTGCATAGCTGCAAATCTTTGAGGCATAAAGAGCTTGCCTCACATCTTCAATCAACTTTGCTTCGTCAATGCGTTGATCGCCCAATATATCACTGTAACCACCAGATTGAAATACTCTGGCAGCCTGAACTCCTTCTTTAAGTCCACTGAGAAACCTGGAATCCAAAGATGCTGCAATTGGACAGCCATTGATGATTCAGCTGCCTGTTGGACGGTCCATTTGCCAGAACCTTTCATCCCGGTCTTGTCTAAGACCTTGTCCACTAGATACCCCTCATATTTATCATCTTTTATTCCAAAAGTATCTGCAGTAATCTCAATTAAGAAGCTAAGAAGTTTTCCTTTGTTCCATTCAAAGAAAACTTGTCGCAACTTATCATTAGATAGCTTACCAACAGATTTCAATACATCATAAGCTTCAGCAATTAGCTACATGTCCCTGTACACAATCCCATTGTGAACCATCTTTATAAAATTGCCTGAACCTGGGCAGCCACTTTGAGAAGGATGTCTTCGATATACTTGTACACTTTGTATGATCCTCCAGGCATCAAAGAAGGTCCATTCCTGGCACCCTCTTTTCCACCTTTCCACCAGAGACTCCCATCCCAAGATAAAGAAGACCGAGTTCTGCCATGGCCTTTTAATGCTTCTCTGTGTTTTCATGCCACTCATTGCCCCCATCTATTATACAGTCACCCTTCTCCATGTAAGCTGAGTGTAGCTATTGTTTGGTCAACTGGTGAACCAGCTTTCACAAGCATGATGATGACATGGGGCTTCTGAATTGAGTTGACAAATGATGCAGGATCATGAAAACCATAAACTGGAAGTTTCTTTCAAGTTTAGCACGTTCAATGGTCTCATCAACCTTTGAGGTTGTCCAGTTGTACATAGAAATAGGTAAGTCTTTCTCAGCTATGTTCAAGGCTAGGTTTTGCCCCCATGACAGCAAGACCAGCAAGGCCGATTCTTGTGGGAGCCATCTTTCACCTGGTAGAGATGTTGGAATATCAGAATTGAATTAAATAAGAACAGAGACAGACCTAAACCTAATATGAATTTAAGAATTATGCACTATAAAAGAGTAGCATCATTTACTAGAATGTTTacataagcatatatatatatatatatatatatatatatatatataaaaatataatcttaACTATCATTTTACAGAAGCATTTATATTAGCTAATCCAAACCAAGCATCATAGCCAAAATGGAGCCAGAACTTCAGGTGAATAGTGGTTTAAATTATCTTTCTGACTACAAGGGAATTCTTTAGCAACTTAACATAAATAGGCAACCTCCACACTACCAAAATACAAGTGAGGAGCTTCTACCTAATAGTACCCAAGAATAAATATATGCAATATCACAATCATTTTGAAAAGAAACCTCAAACGTATTGCAATTTAAGATTCTGACTTCTATACAAAAGTCAAAATGAGAAAATTTGAGATGAACTGAATAGCGAgatgaatttcttcaatgtgaATGATCATATAAAGTCACACAAGCAGTAACATGAATTTTTCATACTACTTAATATAAAAGTTAGATCATCATATTAGccaataaggaaagaacacagaAGAAAACACGGTGACACATAGTGGCTATCTCCTACGGTTGAAACAACAGGAGAAGGGAGAGGATGACAAAGTAGAATCCTACCTTATCACCATCCACCACTGCCACTGCATGTCATGCTGTGCGAGGTGGTTAAGATTTTAACTCTTTGTCTAGGTTTTAGGTTGTCAGATTACTGGATTTTGTGGGGTTGAAGCCAAATTACATTCAGACACATTGCAGAACTACCAAATTTGGAAATGATCCCAACTTTATTTTCAGGCATCATGGCATGTAAAAAAACTAAACCTGAAATTTTCAGGTAACAAAAACTCGATCTGATATAGTGCGACTTGTCAGACATATTGGGTCATATGGAATTTACTTGTTCTCTCCCTCGATCGAGATATCCTCTGTTTCGCCCAAGGAATATTGTATTGAGTGAACCATCAATCATTCGGAGCGTGAAGTGCAAttagatcaatttatttattttgaggatcAATTAGGATAATTTATGTTTGActtggaaaaaataaaaataaagaatccAGGCTCCGTTAATCAGAATGTTTACCATCCGTAATCATATGCAGACAATCTACATGCTTAATCAGCTTTGTTTTTCTCAATCAACCTGGAACTGATCTGGATTAGAGCCCATCATTGGTCAGCAGACCAATCCAAACAGATATAGATAAATCTCTAAGTACTAACAGAAGAACCCCTAAACACACCCAAACAAAATCTGAAGTTACAAAGATAAAGCCACATCTCTATCTCCTAGAACAGCACAATTTTTATTGTTTGTCTTAAattcaccaaaaaagaaaaataataacaacTTTATCATATGTTCTAGTTTCCCCAGAACATGACCACGTTGGTTTCCGAGAACAGCAGCATGAATTTGAACTGTTACAAGCCCACAGGCGCTGCAAAATCACAACTTTATCATCCACAAAATCATATCTTGAACGACAACTCTAGCATCACAAACAAAAATGGGATCTTTCCTCCAACTACACCAAAGAAAAAGATGATGTATGCGTATAAACTTGTCCTATGACAACCATCGACAATGCAGAGACCATAAAAGCGAAATCAGGAGCGCAAACCTGGATGAGATGTTTCACTCCACAGGCAAGGCTCGTTTATTTTTGGTGAGAAGACCCTTTGCATTTCTTCTCTTCTACTTTGGTAGAAGGCGATCGACTATATAGACAAAGCAAAACCcaactcctctccttctccttcaCCGGTCTTTTGTCTCCATGCGAACACCAATTCCTGGATTCAGATTAATAGATCCAATTAATGAGAAGGTGCCGCAGGTCGGGTCACCGCCGGTACGTGGCTTCTCGATTTCTTTCATGGGATGCTGTGTGGGTCCTACGTGCCTCGTCCAATCACATCTCTTCTCAGTTCCAAATCGCGTGTTCGGTGGATTGGAGCTACGAATTGATTCGGGCGGTGTCGTCTTCGGATTTGATTGGGCCGTAAGTGAACGGCCCATTCGTTACGTGTCGACGTGTGCTCATATATACTGGGCTTACAACGGCCCATTAATCGAATGGAGATGGGCTGTCACGTGACACCGTCTCTGTCTGTGCATCCCTCACCTCTTTTCATTGATTTATAGAtgaatgatgatgacgatgatatatatatacatatggccTCTCCTGCTGCACTGTGGCTTTGGATGGAGAGGAGACGGCCAGTGCATGGATGCTgtctctccacctcctcctcggtTGCGTGCATTAATGGAACCTAGAAAGAAGCCTGCGAGGAGGAACGGAAAAGATAAAAAGGAGGGTGTCGGTTCCTTTCTCCTGCTTTCAGCCCAGTCTCGTCAAGATCACTAGGCACTCGATCTTGTGGGCTGTGTGGCCACCGGTGCCGTGGACCAGTCGATCTGAAGAAGCCCCACACTACACGAGGAGGACAAAGCAAGTTTTTATGTTGCATTGGACCAGCCAGTTTGCAGTACTACTGTTGAACTGGAGCCACTCCACCACACCTTCAGCATGTGACCGGAGGAAGAGATCTCCATGCAGGCAATGATGCATCCTGCCTCACGCGAGATCGAACTTGCAGATAGAACTTGATGGGGGTGTGAGATTGGCTGTGCCCACAAACTCGTCGTCTACGAATGAATGAACATTCTTGAACAGTGCTGCACTAATGAATGCACAGCTCGTAGTGTCAGTCCTGATGTTATCTGGTAGTTCTTCAATCTTGCAATGCTCCCTGCTTTcaatcagaagaagaagaagaagaagaagaagaagaagaatgcaaGAGAAAGGTTTAGGGTTTGTTTGAGGGAGGCATATATGGTCTCAAAGATGTCCTTCTCCTGTAGCTTTTGAAGACTTGGCCGAGCAATAAACTCATGATGGCTTCTCTACTGtagaaacaaaataatgtctttgACTAAACATTCTTTATTGGGATATCACAGTGAACATATAGTTGTGATGGTACATGTAAGCTGTTTCACAACAGGACGATCAACAGGAAGATTGATATCTATGTAATTCCCATTCTTTTCTTCATGAAGAATCTCTTCGAGATAATAATCATTGAACAGCTTTTATACTTCAGTTATCTCAGCAATATTGGGGGTGTttttggttcttctgaagaggaaTCAGAAACCTCGAAGGAGATGGATCACATGAGTGAGCAAGCAAAATACACAGCAAACAGGATCTCCATGCAAAACGAGACAGGAGGAGTAGTACTACTTGAGCCATCATGGCGTCCATCTCTTTTCTCATCCACACACTGTCACTGCAACACTCGCAAAGGATGTCAAAGCCGAGAAACGCGGCTACTGCCGCCCTTTTCCCTCTCGTCCCATCACACATCCAACAGTCCACTTTGCACAAGCTGTCCCTCCATGCCATGTTAACCCAACGAAAGGGAGAGAGAATTCGTTCCTCGAAACATGTCATCAGGAGATAGGACGAGTGGCTAAGCGCCTAAAACCTCCACTTCACGATGAAGAAACAGGTCCCAGTGGATTTATGGATCCGACCCTACGCCCCTATCTCTGTCTCTCTCATGCACAGCCACCCCACCCCCACACTGACAGATGTGtctccattcttcttcttcttcttcttcgtctcctcctcctcctcctcttcttgatCCCTTAGTTGCATATGAAGATATGTCTTCCATTAAAAAGTCAGCGTCTCCATTGTATCGAATGTACTGCCTTCactttttctctctctatatatctaTCTCAAACGCACTCATTTGTCCTCTTAGAAACAGTGTCGTCTTTGCAAGCAAGCAAGATATTAATCTTCCTGCCTTCACTtcttctctctatatatatatctatctcaaACCCACTCATTTGTCCTCTTAGCAGCTGTGCTGTCTTTGCAAGCAAGCAAGGTATTAATCTTCCTGCCTTCACTTCCTtctctatatatatatctgtCTCAAACGCACTCATTTGTCCTCTTAGAAACAGTACTGTCTTTGCAGTATTAATCTTCCTTGTTTCACCCTTGCTTTGAGAGGAGGATAAGTAGGGTTTGGCGGTCTGTGAGTGAGGCTGCTGCTTTGGATTAAAGAAGCACTTTGTAGGGTTGGGTTGCTGGAGACATGCGTGACTATATCTGGCAAAGGATGGAGAATGACCAAGGAGAGCTTGCCGACGTAGTCCGCGCCGGTGGGTGGGTCGGAGCTTCGAGTACTGCCTTCCCGGCCAGCGACTGGCAGCTCCCTTCAGAGCCCGTGGTCTTCCCACCCGCATCGATCAAGGACTCGAGTAGCGACTTGGGCGATCCTTTCATGAAACTTTGCGACCCCCTCATCGACGAATTATCCGGCATCGAGTTCTTCAAGAGCAGAGAAACAATGGCAGGGCAGGTCAAGATGGTCATGAAGGAGAGGGACTGCGGTGATGGTGGTGGATTCATATCTCAGAAGTTGCTAATGGGTGGGGGGATTAAGAAGCCTTTTGATATCACCTCGCCAGAAGGAGACAagtcttctcctctctctccggTAATGGCTGGGGAGATGATGAAGGTAAGTAGTGGTGCAGTAGGATGCTTGGGAGACGATGGTGGTGGAGGACAACAGATCTCATCGTCGCTCGAGCAAGGTGTCAAACGGAGGTTCGACGACTGTAGACCACTTTCTTTTACTTGGAAAGCTTTATTGGTCAACCAGATAGAAAGTTAGGCTATGTTCTTCTTGTTTCTGAGGAAAACCAGCCTTCATCAGGCAATCATCTTCAATGCCTTTTTCTGAACTCAAGTGCCTAAAAGATTTTGTTGTGCTTAATCCTAGTAAAATCTGCTTTCAGAAGATTCAAACATGGTCTAGAAATCATGTGATGTTGATTGCCTTTTCTTGTTAGCCAATGCTGAACATGTTCATCTAAAAATATGCTGAAATAGGACTTGACAGAACCCATAATATTTTAGGTCATCAAGGTGGAGTTTGGTTGTCTCTTTTCTGGTACAAGACATATAGATGGGTGCAGAACCTTACAATCTGGAAAGAACTCATACTACCTCAAGATTTATGATTGCCGATCACCAAATTTGCGTCTAATCCTTTTTGAATCGATAGCTAAAAGTAGGTTTCAATCTCttcctatattatttattatatatgtcGCCAAAAACAACCAAAAGGGTGACTTCAAGAGCGGAATATAATTAAGCAAACCAAACAAAATTTATGGTCTTTCTTGCTTGTAATCTTTTCCCGGTATGATATGGAATTGTTGCCATTAGAATGAACAGACTTCTTCTGTATCCAGGAAGAACGAAGCGAAGAAGGTAGTATGTATTCCAGCTCCTGCAGCAGCATGTGGTAGGCCTGGTGGAGAGGCTGTGCCTTGTGATCTATGGGCTTGGAGAAAGTATGGCCAAAAACCAATCAAGGGATCTCCTCATCCTAGGTAAGTTCTCTTGTGATCGATTTCGCTAGATGAATTCCTCCTCTGCAAGGAATCATTCCATATGGTCTTGCTTGGTTAAAGATGATCCAAAGGAATTAACAAGGCATGAAAACAGATTAAGTGTTCATCACATAATAGAAGCCTATGTGCCTCCCTAAATAAAAGGTATCAGATCAAATAAAGCTCAGTGTCTTGAAGCTCCAAAAACTCATACCCTTGTCGTTGTACAACCATGCATCAAGCACAGCATATGTCAGCTAATTTGCCTTCTCAATTTGATCTACTTCATGTAGAGGTGATTTAActcgggttgatctttttagctgCTGATTAGATTCTATCACCTCAGGGGCTATTACAGATGTAGCAGTTCCAAAGGATGCTCGGCGAGGAAACAGGTAGAGCGTAGCCGAACCGATCCCGACATGTTGGTAATCACATACACATATGAACACAACCACCCATGGCCTACGCAGCGTAATGCGCTTGCTGGCTTCGCAAGATCTCAGACATCAAAGAACTGCTCTACTCGCAATCTAAAGGAAGAGCCTAAGGAAACAACAAGATGCAGTGCTGCTTCAGTGAAACAAGAGGTTAAAGAGGTAGTCGACAAGGCCAATGATCAAGCATTCTATAGAAGCCGCGAGCCCCTCATCTCGGAACAATACCACCCCGACAACTTCTTCACAGATATGTCGGTGTTGGAGGCCGACACAGTGAATCTCATCTTCTCAAAGGAGCTTACCGAAACAAAGCCAGAGGAGAATGGAGACAAGGCCTTGGATCCATTCAACATGTTCTATTAGGCATGCAGGAAGATCGATGATACATTGGCACAACATATACATTAGCTAGTAGGCAAGCTAGAGATCGTGCTTTTAGGTTACATGTCGAAGTTTGAATCAAGATGGGGGTGGGGGAGGAGCGAAGGGTGTGCTCGTGATATGTTGTCTGTGGATGAGTTGGGAGAAGGGCCTGGAAGATCCACGGCATTTGGAATAATGGAGGACAGTACGTACAATGACTGCAAAAGCCTTTGCAGGGCAGTTAAGAGGTGTAGGCTGAGCTTTTCTTTTGCTACTGTTTCCTCCTTGTTTCAATGTGGCGAAGAAGGAGTGCTTGGCAGTGTGGTCAGAGTTTTAGTAAGATTCATGGACAAAGGAAGCAACAAAGATGAGTAGGAGGAGCTCAAACATACATACAATTGTCATTTGGAGAATGATGAGCAGGCATTAGGTCTTGGAAGGAGCAAGTCAGTATCATTCATTCTCTCTTTTGCTCCTTAGCTTTCTTTCTTCACCTGTACATAGCTTGCAACTTCTCAATGCTGAAGTCATATTACTTCCAAGGTCAAGAAGGCATTCAGATTGTTCCTGAAGATGTTTCCAAACCATAGTTCAAAGCCTCAATGtgcttttcttttctgttttttccTTTGTGTGTGTAtgacagtgtgtgtgtgtgtgtaagagagagagagagagagagagagagagagagagagagtctgtgAGTGTGAGATTACATCCACATTGTTACTGTGTGCATGTTTGATAAAGATCAAGATCGAGTTGTTGGAATGTAATGATGCTCAATCACATCGATGTAAGTTTGAGATTGCATTCACAGAGTTTTAGTGTATGGTTACACAGGCAAAAGAAGCTTGTGAGTGAATTGGAAATCCTAGTGATTTCATTATCCACATTCTTGGGTAAGAGAAACTCATTTATCCAGTTCCAGAAGCACTAGGGAATTATATTCCAGTGCCTACTGACCTCTTTTTACTTGCTGAATCTTCATAGTTCCTTTGGTGCTTGATCTAAACTGGAACTTACAAGCTAGACATTCTAACATAGTGTATGATGTAGCACTAACCAGCTTCAGTCTGCTATATGTCATTGCAAGTAAAATTTAGGTTTTACAGAATGAACTGTAGAACATTAGACCAATAGACAGGAATCCATTAGACAATTAGCAATTCCTAGGGCTTGTTATTACCAAGAACAAAGCCATCTGTAAAACAAAGCATGGCCTTTAATCTGACTTAAAGAGTAGTGGTACTTATCATAGGGAATGGATTTACACTCTTTTTCCCCACCAAAAACAATAGTTGATGCAGATGATACTTTTATGTGGTTTGAAACTCTAGTGATCTTATGTAATCATGCTTTGATTTGTGATTCCAAATTTGCAGCTGGTTTTGTTATATCTGTGATCTTGATGTCTCCAAAGTCCTGCAGGGAAATGACACTTGCTGAGGTGCAATGTTATTAGATTAAAATGTATGAGAATACTTGCTTTGGTGACATCCAGGTATAAGTCAAACCAGTTAAGATTAACATGTAAGAGATTGGACACCAATGCAACTCAAAAACATAAACTTTTGAATGTtagtaatatgatttttttttttttttttgtgttctttCAATCTTCATCTTAAAAGCATATATTTTTCTTAACAAACAATATCAGAGTGTTCTCCTAAGAGTCTTTATTTTACACAAGTAATCCTATCGGCTAGAAATATGCAATTTTCAAAATCTTTCTAtatgcatgtgtatatatatatatatatatatatatgtatatataactgACATATCAGAGAGATGAGGTCGATCAACATATTATAACGATCGATGCTTACTATATGACGTGGAGGACACATCAGATATCGAGGTTGTTGGTGAGGTAGCAGCCTCTTGCCACTTGGATCCGATCGATTGATGAGGCGATTTATGAgtgtgacatggagatagctaccCAATCCCGAGCTTGATGTTGGGTGGCAATGATTTCGACCAAATCTCATGCCCTccatcatttatagtatttttaagtaGGCTTTATAATATTATTACTATGGTGGTCAAAACATTATAATACGACtccaaattataataaaaaaaatattattttaaccactataagagggacaaaaataatatcatccaaagaggaataaaaaattaatttgttataatattttagccactaaaataaaaataatataaaacttatttgaaaatattgtaaatgaTTTAAATGGACTCCTAACATGATATCACTTAGGGAGGCATAATATGATATTGCAATGACAACTAGGGAGGCATAATATGATATCACTTATACTATTTTTTAATAGCTTTACAATATTATCAGCAcctcaataaaaaattataaatagtattaaaaatactataaatgagtcATACAAAAACATTATAATGATTCAAAATTGGTAAAAAAATACCATTGAGGTTGATGaggaatatttttaatattattaaaactaaAAGCACGATGTCTTTTGACAAAAAAAGCATAcataaagaagaggaagatgaaatcACGCATGAATATTTTCACAGATGGCATCTAAGAGCTTAGTGATGTTCTATAAAACTAGAGAAGGTACCGATGATCTTATTGATTATAACAAATCTTAAGGCACAATGGCACAAAGGGGTGAACACAAAAAGGTTCCGATGGATCCAATATCCAGTGATAGCTCATAGCACGAAGGGTAAACACAAGGGTGTGATGGACCCAATTCGCTCTTAAGGATCCTCAAAGGTAGTACTTTTGGTGGCGGGAGATACGCCGTGCATAAGCTCAGATTGGCAGAGAGGTCAACAGCTCCAACTCGAGGCCTTGTAGTTTGGTCCAATGCTCTTCAAATAGTTGACGCCGTAAATGGTTTGTAGAAGAATCGTAGGGGTTCTCAAAGCTATTATTTCCGATAAGTCAACTTTTGTCGTGTGCTTAAGATGTCATCGCAATGTTCGATTTGAAACTACTGATTGTTAAGTCAAACTGATAGTAAAAGAACTAatgatttcagaaaaaaaagaaaggatgatttctgaaaaacttttttcttttttattgtttcCCATGAGTATCTCTATTTTGATTTTTTCAGataatatctttttttatcatctcataaatattattatatattcccGTCGTCATCTTTGTGCGGTGCCACTCATTTTTCTCCTTTCATCACTATTGTTACCTCCATCCCTTGAGTTTCATCGTTCGCCCCTTGTTCcttcctctctcctctttctctcaCTCTTCCTTCTCTTCATGTCGTTGCTTTGTCTTTACCATCCTCTGAAGCTAGGAGTCATCTTCAACATCATCAATAGCAATAAGTTATCGATCATGCGAGTAGATAGTGggtgagaaggaaaggaagatgtCTCATCTTTAATATTATTCCGATTGTTTCTTTGTGACAACTGTCCCTTGATCTCACAGTAAAATCCTGTCATccgaagaggaaaagaaaatgataataaaaaaaagaatgaagataGATAAGAAAATGAGAAGGAGAGAGAAGGGAGGGAGGTGGAAAGAGATGACGAAGATAATGAACAGACGATAGGAGCTCATGTTAGGATCAGAAACAAAGACAGATGATGGAGAcaacaaatgaaaaagaaaagataacCAAACTACGACACGAAGGTAACAATGTGAAAGAATAaggatatatatatgaaattataaaaaGGATTATTATCTGAAAAAAAAGGTGAGAAAATAAAAATCGAAGGTAAATATATCTATGAAATTATAAAAAAGGATTATTATCTGAAGAAAAAGATGtgagaaaataaaaatcaaaggTAAATCGTCCCAAAAAAGTAGAAAAGAATTACGTTAACGGCAAAGCACGCCTCACTTTGTGTCTCATCAGTGAGGTACTGACTGTACGGGCGTGGCAGCTAAAGGGACGCAAGTAGTGTAACAAATCTAAGCTGGCTAAGGAAACGTCTTTTCAACGACTCGATTACCCAACCAAAGTAGATTTGGATTCTCCCGACGTACTGCAATCTCCGCATGCCTTCTTTACGTGCAACCAAACAAAAAAGGTTGCATTACCATCATCGTCACTGTTCTCGTCATCAACGCCATGCCCCCCCCTCCAAACCCTAACAATGTGGGGCAAGCTTCCAATACTTGATTCCTCAAGTTCAGCTGTGTTTGTTCTCCTCATCATCTTATTCAATTAGATCCACTCTATGATTTAAAGACAAATCTTGATATGAACAATCGCAAAAATACAACTTGACCATCGTATCAAAATTCATCCTACCATTCCAAATCCATCCATCAAATAAACTTCAACGGGAGGTTGATAGAGATGATTGATGATGGAAGCCTTAATCAAGCAAGACCTCTCTCGATGCCGCCGTCAAGTCGATACCCAATGCAAGTAGAAATCCCAAGGTCAAACGTATGGACAACAAACTTTGCAGTGGTCATGGATTCAGTTACCAAACCAACAAAAAGCTTCACAAATACACAAGGTTGGATCGATTGGACTCTAAGCTCATGCACGCTTGTTCTTCCAATTCTGCCAATAACAAATTTGGTTCTCTTAATATGATTTGCCAGCATTTAGAACTCAAGACCGTTCTCCCGTGCAGCATTAGCAAGAGCTTCTATGCGTCCATGGTAAGG
It encodes the following:
- the LOC135652495 gene encoding probable WRKY transcription factor 14 → MRDYIWQRMENDQGELADVVRAGGWVGASSTAFPASDWQLPSEPVVFPPASIKDSSSDLGDPFMKLCDPLIDELSGIEFFKSRETMAGQVKMVMKERDCGDGGGFISQKLLMGGGIKKPFDITSPEGDKSSPLSPVMAGEMMKVSSGAVGCLGDDGGGGQQISSSLEQGVKRRKNEAKKVVCIPAPAAACGRPGGEAVPCDLWAWRKYGQKPIKGSPHPRGYYRCSSSKGCSARKQVERSRTDPDMLVITYTYEHNHPWPTQRNALAGFARSQTSKNCSTRNLKEEPKETTRCSAASVKQEVKEVVDKANDQAFYRSREPLISEQYHPDNFFTDMSVLEADTVNLIFSKELTETKPEENGDKALDPFNMFY